In Humulus lupulus chromosome 6, drHumLupu1.1, whole genome shotgun sequence, a single genomic region encodes these proteins:
- the LOC133783103 gene encoding uncharacterized protein LOC133783103 encodes MNSVAKQALTLLKQPNQQLQQCRGIRVKVLNGNLERALTFMQRKMQSSGIERLIKNEQTHHIKNSEKRVLARKNLELKIRSQELARKLRAILIKKVRGL; translated from the exons ATGAACTCTGTGGCGAAGCAGGCATTAACCCTGTTGAAACAACCGAATCAACAACTTCAACAATGTAGAGGAATTAGGGTTAAGGTGCTTAACGGCAACCTGGAGCGTGCCCTAACGTTTATGCAGCGGAAGATGCAGTCGAGTGGGATCGAGCGACTTATTAAGAACGAGCAGACTCATCACATCAAGAACTCAGAGAAGCGAGTTTTGGCCCGGAAGAACCTCGAGCTTAAGATTCGATCCCAAGAGCTTGCTCGTAAGCTCCGAGCTATCCTCATCAAGAAAGTCAG GGGTCTATGA
- the LOC133785939 gene encoding uncharacterized protein LOC133785939 produces the protein MTLIRTFSYSIEEDVHLCHKYLDISQNPIIGINQSKDQMWARVELAYHSVQFSSQPRPRRSLQTRMTTILAAVSKLRGCLNQDNMLSAQDPKYRRGFKFDHVWSILKDCEKFTNDNTNSPARFQQQGRSFNSPQSCSSGFESPTSAPTGMSSFDLNLNDEEVPINLSERPIGVKKAKRK, from the exons ATGACTTTAATTCGAACTTTTTCATACTCAATTGAAGAAGATGTGCACTTGTGTCACAAGTATCTTGACATTTCTCAAAATCCAATCATAGGAATTAACCAATCCAAAGATCAgatgtgggcaagagttgaattAGCATATCACTCTGTACAGTTTAGTAGTCAACCTCGACCGAGAAGATCTTTGCAAACTCGAATGACGACCATTCTTGCGGCAGTTTCAAAATTGAGGGGATGC TTAAATCAAGATAATATGCTATCAGCACAAGATCCAAAGTACAGAAGAGGGTTCAAATTTGATCATGTGTGGTCTATTCTTAAAGATTGTGAGAAATTTACAAATGACAACACCAATTCACCAGCTAGATTCCAACAACAAGGTCGTAGTTTCAATTCCCCTCAATCTTGTTCTTCTGGCTTCGAATCACCGACATCGGCACCCACCGGTATGAGTTCATTTGATCTTAATTTGAATGATGAGGAAGTTCCTATTAATTTATCTGAAAGACCTATCGGTGTGAAAAaagcaaaaagaaaataa
- the LOC133785940 gene encoding uncharacterized protein LOC133785940: protein MDRALFLHIYDVVQRHDNYFVQRRDGLGKLGLSGLQKVTAVFRMLAYGVPADATDEYIKIGESTTLESLKRFCRAVVEVFGACYLRSPNADNVARLLHIGESQSFLGMLGSLDCMHWKGKNCPTAWGGQYAGRSGSPTIILEAVADYDLWI from the coding sequence ATGGATCGTGCTTTATTCCTTCATATTTATGATGTTGTACAAAGGCATGACAATTACTTCGTCCAACGAAGAGATGGACTCGGTAAGCTTGGGTTATCGGGTCTACAAAAAGTAACAGCCGTATTTCGAATGTTGGCATATGGTGTACCGGCAGATGCTACCGACGAGTACATCAAAATAGGAGAATCTACTACTTTGGAAAGTTTGAAACGATTTTGTCGTGCTGTTGTCGAGGTCTTTGGAGCCTGCTATCTCCGATCACCTAACGCTGATAATGTTGCAAGGCTACTACACATTGGTGAAAGTCAAAGTTTTCTAGGAATGTTGGGTAGTTTAGATTGTATGCATTGGAAAGGGAAAAATTGTCCTACGGCTTGGGGAGGACAATACGCTGGTCGTAGTGGATCTCCGACTATTATTCTTGAAGCTGTAGCTGACTATGATCTTTGGATATGA